A stretch of Halomonas elongata DSM 2581 DNA encodes these proteins:
- the galE gene encoding UDP-glucose 4-epimerase GalE: MQILVTGGAGYIGSHTVVELLAAGHDVVVDNLCNGSREAISRVERIAGKPVAFVECDIRDRDALDSVFGEHEIDAVIHFAGLKAVGESVEQPLAYYENNVNGTLVLCQAMAAAGVYRIVFSSSATVYGIEAPVPYLEHMPRGTTSNPYGTSKGMVERVLEDLADADPSWSVTLLRYFNPIGAHPSGLIGEDPRGIPNNLMPFIAQVAVGRREELTIFGNDYPTADGTCERDYLHVVDLAVGHLKALQVSRSGVSIYNLGTGKGISVMEMVNSFTRVTGVDIAYRFGERRAGDLASFWADATKAKDELGWTAERTLDEMMADTWRWQSMNADGYC, from the coding sequence ATGCAAATTCTGGTGACGGGGGGCGCGGGCTACATCGGATCACATACCGTTGTCGAGTTGCTTGCGGCAGGTCACGACGTGGTGGTGGATAACTTGTGCAATGGCTCTCGGGAAGCGATCTCCCGGGTCGAACGCATTGCGGGAAAGCCCGTCGCTTTCGTGGAGTGTGATATTCGTGATCGCGATGCCCTGGATAGCGTGTTCGGCGAGCATGAGATCGACGCCGTGATTCATTTTGCCGGGCTCAAGGCAGTCGGCGAAAGCGTTGAGCAGCCACTTGCCTACTACGAAAACAACGTGAATGGCACCCTGGTGCTCTGTCAGGCCATGGCGGCGGCAGGCGTATATCGCATCGTCTTCAGTTCCTCGGCGACCGTGTACGGTATCGAGGCTCCGGTTCCCTATCTGGAGCACATGCCGCGAGGGACGACATCCAACCCATACGGCACTTCCAAGGGAATGGTCGAACGTGTACTGGAAGACCTGGCCGATGCTGACCCTAGTTGGTCGGTGACGCTACTGCGTTATTTCAACCCTATCGGTGCGCATCCATCCGGCCTCATTGGTGAGGATCCTCGAGGCATTCCCAATAATCTGATGCCTTTCATTGCCCAGGTGGCGGTTGGCCGGCGTGAGGAATTGACGATTTTCGGTAATGACTATCCGACGGCCGATGGCACTTGCGAAAGAGATTATCTCCATGTCGTGGATCTGGCCGTGGGGCACCTCAAGGCGCTTCAGGTGAGCCGGTCAGGGGTGTCGATCTATAACCTGGGAACCGGCAAGGGAATTTCGGTCATGGAAATGGTCAACAGCTTTACCCGGGTCACCGGGGTGGACATCGCATATCGCTTCGGCGAGCGTCGAGCAGGAGATCTGGCCAGTTTTTGGGCCGATGCGACCAAGGCCAAAGATGAGCTTGGCTGGACAGCCGAAAGAACCCTGGATGAGATGATGGCGGATACCTGGCGTTGGCAGTCGATGAATGCCGATGGGTATTGCTGA
- a CDS encoding undecaprenyl-phosphate glucose phosphotransferase gives MPRTAKTLSGFEAYSHIAARFADACSLLAGGFLAYWLRFGSLESMVERYQWMMLSGMLLGMVIFGSCGLYRSWRGAVRVKLVVRIVHAFVILGGTIFTYLYFTKTGAEFSRLWLGMWLLSAFVMSVGIRTVAYPLLNRLRSHGRNRKSVILIGDLESCLRAHRQITAQPSAGFDIRAVRLMDASGCERFNVDDCRTFDSEADASLACDEIWVCLPLSRGNLVERLLNDLDHCIGNIRYMPDMQGIRLLNHDISTVAGLYAFDMSCSPMSGRARFIKLMEDKLLAGVALVLLSPLMLVIALAVKLTSRGPVLYRQERMSWNGRRFQMLKFRSMAVDSERDGVSWGNAEGKQATPVGRFLRRASLDELPQLINVVKGEMSLVGPRPERTVFVERFKHEIPGYMQKHMVQAGITGWAQVHGWRGDTDLKARIEHDLWYIDNWSVWLDLKILFLTVWRGIFHPNAR, from the coding sequence ATGCCAAGAACCGCCAAGACTCTCTCGGGCTTCGAAGCCTATTCCCATATAGCGGCACGTTTCGCTGATGCGTGTTCGTTACTGGCCGGCGGCTTCCTGGCCTACTGGCTGCGTTTCGGTTCTCTCGAAAGCATGGTCGAGCGTTACCAGTGGATGATGTTGTCCGGCATGTTGCTGGGTATGGTGATCTTCGGCTCTTGCGGTCTCTATCGTTCCTGGCGTGGCGCGGTGCGTGTCAAGTTGGTGGTGAGGATCGTGCACGCTTTTGTCATCCTGGGCGGTACCATCTTCACGTATCTCTACTTCACCAAGACCGGGGCCGAGTTCTCGCGTCTATGGCTCGGGATGTGGCTGCTCAGTGCCTTCGTCATGAGCGTCGGCATTCGGACTGTTGCCTATCCATTGCTGAATCGGTTGAGAAGTCATGGCCGCAACCGCAAGAGCGTCATTCTGATCGGTGACCTGGAATCTTGTCTGAGGGCGCACCGACAGATCACCGCTCAGCCGTCGGCGGGCTTCGACATCCGAGCCGTGCGCCTGATGGATGCCAGCGGCTGCGAGCGTTTCAACGTCGATGACTGTCGCACGTTCGACAGCGAGGCGGATGCCAGCCTGGCCTGTGACGAGATCTGGGTGTGCCTGCCGCTGTCACGGGGCAACCTGGTCGAGCGGCTGCTCAACGACCTAGATCACTGCATCGGCAATATCCGTTATATGCCGGACATGCAGGGCATCCGCCTGCTGAATCATGATATCTCCACGGTGGCTGGGCTGTATGCGTTCGATATGAGTTGCAGTCCCATGAGCGGAAGGGCGCGTTTCATCAAGCTCATGGAGGACAAGCTACTAGCCGGAGTGGCGCTGGTCCTGCTGTCGCCGCTGATGTTGGTCATTGCACTCGCTGTCAAGCTCACATCGCGGGGGCCGGTGTTGTATCGCCAGGAACGAATGAGCTGGAACGGGCGACGCTTTCAGATGCTCAAGTTTCGCAGCATGGCGGTGGATAGCGAGCGTGATGGAGTGAGTTGGGGAAATGCGGAGGGCAAGCAGGCCACCCCGGTGGGACGCTTTTTGCGACGCGCCAGTCTCGATGAGTTGCCGCAGTTGATCAATGTGGTCAAGGGCGAGATGTCGCTGGTCGGTCCTCGTCCTGAACGTACCGTTTTCGTCGAGCGATTCAAGCACGAGATTCCCGGTTACATGCAGAAACACATGGTGCAGGCGGGTATTACCGGTTGGGCTCAGGTGCATGGCTGGAGAGGGGACACGGATCTGAAAGCACGCATCGAGCATGATCTCTGGTACATCGATAACTGGTCGGTCTGGCTGGATCTCAAGATTCTCTTTCTTACAGTATGGCGCGGCATCTTTCATCCCAACGCTCGATGA
- a CDS encoding glycosyltransferase has protein sequence MADKKTTPMPPPASIRLVAVIVSFNRCEHLKQGIAAVLDEPVAGLVVVDNGSTDGSREWLASLDEPRLEVVTPERNLGGAGGFELGFKVALETFQADWLVCFDDDARPAPDALRAFMEQDLGDIDGAAAAVYYPDGGICEMNRPSWNPFWHGRLLWRTLLGTLTGRAREGFHLADRHYVEGKPLEIDSSSFVGCFIRAEAVERIGLPRGELFIYGDDVIYTLSLRKAGGRHVFLPHVRFVHDCSADLRGTARITPLWKAFYAYRNGLVMYRIAAGGWFPLVVPVKMLSWLWAARHYPQKRRYLRLCGEAFRDGLRRHPGCSHDDLTRRYP, from the coding sequence ATGGCTGACAAAAAGACGACCCCGATGCCGCCACCGGCCTCCATCCGGCTGGTGGCCGTCATCGTTTCCTTTAATCGTTGCGAGCATCTCAAGCAGGGCATTGCGGCGGTGCTTGATGAGCCTGTTGCCGGGCTGGTGGTGGTGGATAACGGTTCCACCGACGGCAGTCGGGAATGGCTGGCCAGCCTGGATGAGCCGCGTCTCGAAGTGGTGACCCCCGAACGCAACCTGGGAGGAGCCGGAGGTTTCGAACTTGGTTTCAAGGTAGCGCTCGAAACCTTTCAGGCTGATTGGCTGGTGTGTTTCGACGACGATGCGCGCCCGGCACCTGATGCGCTTCGTGCCTTCATGGAGCAGGACCTGGGTGATATCGATGGAGCTGCGGCAGCAGTCTACTACCCGGATGGCGGCATCTGCGAAATGAACCGGCCCAGTTGGAACCCGTTCTGGCATGGGCGACTGCTGTGGCGAACGCTGCTGGGCACGTTGACCGGTCGAGCCCGTGAAGGGTTTCATCTGGCGGATCGTCACTATGTCGAAGGAAAGCCACTGGAAATTGATTCTTCCTCCTTCGTGGGGTGCTTCATACGTGCGGAAGCGGTGGAGCGAATTGGCTTGCCGCGAGGCGAGTTATTCATCTATGGCGACGATGTCATCTACACATTGAGCTTGCGCAAGGCTGGGGGGCGTCATGTCTTTCTGCCACACGTGCGGTTCGTGCATGATTGCTCGGCTGATCTACGAGGTACTGCCCGGATCACGCCGCTATGGAAGGCATTTTATGCTTATCGCAATGGCTTGGTGATGTACCGAATTGCGGCGGGAGGCTGGTTTCCATTGGTCGTACCGGTCAAGATGCTTAGCTGGCTGTGGGCCGCGCGCCATTACCCGCAGAAACGGCGGTATCTGAGGCTATGCGGGGAGGCATTTCGCGATGGCCTGCGCAGGCATCCGGGTTGTTCGCATGATGATCTGACAAGGCGGTATCCCTGA
- the glf gene encoding UDP-galactopyranose mutase has protein sequence MSKELLLVGAGFSGAVIGRELAEAGHKVTVVDARSHIAGNCHTERDAETGVMVHVYGPHIFHTDDQEVWEYVNRFTTFKPYVNRVKTTSKGQVFSLPINLHTINQFFDKTMRPDEAREFIEAQADTSIEDPQTFEEQALRFVGRDLYEAFFKGYTQKQWGCHPSKLPASILKRLPVRFNYNDNYFFHRFQGMPEEGYTKLVEGILDHPNISLHLNTRFEREQVDEYDHVFYSGPLDGFFDNDLGRLGYRTLDFERFTYKGDYQGCAVMNYGEESVPYTRITEHKHFSPWEEHEGSVCYREYSRACEPEDVPYYPIRLVDEKALLAKYVEKARQLDKVTFVGRLGTYRYLDMDVTIREALDTARGFLDRVENSEPVPAFFVDV, from the coding sequence GTGTCAAAAGAGTTATTGCTAGTGGGTGCCGGCTTTTCTGGTGCAGTGATTGGTCGCGAGCTTGCCGAGGCAGGGCACAAGGTCACCGTCGTGGATGCACGCTCGCATATTGCCGGCAACTGCCATACCGAGCGTGATGCGGAGACAGGGGTGATGGTCCATGTCTATGGTCCGCATATCTTCCATACCGATGATCAGGAAGTGTGGGAGTATGTCAATCGGTTCACGACCTTCAAACCCTATGTGAACCGGGTGAAGACGACTTCCAAGGGGCAGGTCTTTTCGTTACCGATCAATCTTCATACGATCAACCAGTTTTTCGACAAGACTATGAGGCCCGATGAGGCACGTGAGTTCATCGAGGCTCAGGCGGATACTTCCATTGAGGATCCGCAGACTTTCGAGGAGCAGGCGCTGCGTTTTGTCGGCCGGGATCTCTACGAAGCCTTCTTCAAGGGGTATACCCAGAAGCAGTGGGGCTGCCATCCCAGCAAGTTGCCGGCCAGTATCCTCAAGCGGCTGCCGGTGCGCTTTAACTATAACGACAACTACTTCTTCCATCGTTTTCAGGGTATGCCGGAAGAGGGATATACCAAGCTGGTGGAGGGAATCCTCGATCATCCGAATATCAGCTTGCACCTGAATACTCGCTTCGAGCGCGAGCAAGTTGATGAGTATGACCACGTCTTTTATTCGGGGCCATTGGATGGCTTTTTCGACAATGATCTGGGGCGACTTGGCTATCGCACCCTGGATTTTGAGCGCTTCACCTACAAGGGCGACTATCAGGGTTGTGCGGTGATGAATTATGGCGAAGAATCAGTGCCTTACACGCGCATCACCGAGCACAAGCATTTCTCGCCCTGGGAAGAGCACGAAGGTAGCGTGTGTTATCGTGAATACAGTCGAGCCTGCGAGCCGGAGGATGTGCCCTACTACCCCATTCGGCTGGTAGACGAGAAGGCATTATTGGCCAAGTATGTCGAAAAGGCTCGCCAACTCGACAAGGTGACGTTCGTAGGACGCCTGGGTACCTACCGCTATCTCGATATGGACGTAACCATTCGAGAGGCGCTGGATACAGCCCGTGGCTTCCTCGATCGCGTCGAGAATAGCGAGCCTGTTCCAGCGTTCTTCGTCGACGTATAG